CGATCTCTGCCCTTCCATGTCTGACAGCTCAGATACCTTGACTCCAAGCCTCCTTACTGCGATTTGCTGATCAGAGAGTGCCTCCTGCAGTAGCTGCAGCGCGGTTTTTTTCATCTCGTCCATGCTGGATGTCGGATTTTTGAGCATCCTAGACTTTGTCTTGTTTGTAAGGTCCGACTGGACGAACTGGATGCCGACAGACTTGAACATCTTGTTGTGCTTGAGTATGGTCCTGTGCAGGTCAAGGCAGATCTCATCTATGCTCTTTGAGAGAAACTCATAGTCCTTAGAGTCCTCCTTTAGCGTGACTATTCTGCTGTACTGTATGGTGGGCTGCCTTTCGGCGACCGGCTCGTCATCCAGTCCGCGAGCAGCATTGAAGATGTACGCCGATATCTTGCGCCCAAACATCTTGTTGAGTGTGAATATGTCCACCTTCCTTAGGTCCTCGATTGTCTTGAGTCCCATCTCGTCAAACTTTTCCTCAGTCACCTTGCCTATGCCTGGAATGTCTCCTATCTTGAGCGGGCCTAGGAACGACTCGACGCCCTCCGGCTTTACCACCGTCAGCCCGTCGGGCTTTCTAAAGTTGGATGCAATCTTTGAGACAAGCTTGTTTGAGGACACTCCGACCGAGCAAGTCATCCTCACCTCGGTGCGAATCTGGTTTTTCAACTGCTGCGCAAGGTGGCCTGCCCTCTCAAAGCTGCCCTCCGTGCGCTTGGTGACATCCAAATACGCCTCGTCTTTGCCGACATACTCAAAAATATCTGCATAGTTTCTCATCACCCCCATTGCCTTCTCTGATATGTCAGAATAATACGCAAAGTCTGCAGGCAGGAACGTGGACTCTTTGATCTCGCCGAGCCTGGCCTTTGCGAACTTTATTGGCATTCCTGATTTTACACCGTATTTTCTTGCGATATAGTTGGCAGTAGCGATTGCACCGCTGTCGCCACCCCTGTCAGAAAAAATACACACTGCGACAGGCCTCGTCTTTAGTGACTGGTTGCGAATCTCCTCACACTGCGCGTAAAAATAATCAAAGTCGATGTGGAAGACTATTCTCTCAGGCAACGATTATCCAACATCAAAAATCCTTATTACAATATCGGAAATGAAGAATCTAAATATTGTGATGCCTCAAGGCATTTGTGTATCCTGTATCGTCAGATGAGGGCGGCATCAAGATAAAACCCGAGTACATGGAACAGGAAAAAATGTACTACTGCATACACAACGACAAGGTTCTGTTGGTGTTCAAGGACGACCAAGAGTTTCTTAACTGCTACGAAGTCGAGGATGCCGAAATTGTGCAGAGCGTAAAAAAATGCAACGGCGTGGATGAAATTGAAAAAGTAATTGAGGAATATCTTGCAAAACAAGATATCAAACATTAAATAAACACCGAATGACTAGACCAA
Above is a window of Candidatus Nitrosotenuis cloacae DNA encoding:
- the dinB gene encoding DNA polymerase IV; amino-acid sequence: MPERIVFHIDFDYFYAQCEEIRNQSLKTRPVAVCIFSDRGGDSGAIATANYIARKYGVKSGMPIKFAKARLGEIKESTFLPADFAYYSDISEKAMGVMRNYADIFEYVGKDEAYLDVTKRTEGSFERAGHLAQQLKNQIRTEVRMTCSVGVSSNKLVSKIASNFRKPDGLTVVKPEGVESFLGPLKIGDIPGIGKVTEEKFDEMGLKTIEDLRKVDIFTLNKMFGRKISAYIFNAARGLDDEPVAERQPTIQYSRIVTLKEDSKDYEFLSKSIDEICLDLHRTILKHNKMFKSVGIQFVQSDLTNKTKSRMLKNPTSSMDEMKKTALQLLQEALSDQQIAVRRLGVKVSELSDMEGQRSITNYF